One window of the Rufibacter radiotolerans genome contains the following:
- a CDS encoding glycoside hydrolase family 97 protein: protein MNKLSLVAFLLLCFLGLAQAQSLKSPNGELVMKFSLLNDGTPSYTLAFKGKPVVKPSKMGFELKTKTAAAASGGSDANMDQKAVNLQSSLHSNFTVADTKTASVNDTWNPIWGEVKTIRNHYNELAVTLSQKGTDRQVVIRFRLFDDGLGFRYEFPTQKNLTYFVIKEEKTQFAMAGDHTAYWIAGDYDTQEYDYTTSRLSEIRGIMAKAVTNNLSQTPFSPTGVQTSLMMKSKDGLYINLHEAALLDYPAMHLNLDDKNLVFESWLTPDAIGDKGYMQAPRSTPWRTVMVSDDAREILASKMTYNLNEPSKIKETSWIKPVKYVGVWWEMISGKSTWSYTDEYPTVQLGITDYTKAKPNGKHGANTANVKRYIDFAAKHGFDGVLVEGWNIGWEDWFGNSKDYVFDFVTPYPDFDVQGIREYAKAKGVKMIMHHETSSSVRNYERHMDQAYRFMKDNGYDAVKSGYVGSIIPRGENHYSQWLVNHYQYAIEKAAQYKIMVNAHEAVRPTGVARTWPNLIGNESARGTEYQAFGGSKPNHVTVLPFTRLIGGPMDYTPGIFEMDLTNKSHVNSTLANQLALYLTMYSPLQMAADFPENYERFLDAFQFIKDVALDWDDSHYLEAEPGEYITVARKAKGTGQWFLGSVGGNNARTSTIKLDFLDKGKKYVATIYADAKDAHYKTNPQAYAIRKVEVTSKTKLSQFVAPGGGYAISFVETSSDKAKK from the coding sequence ATGAATAAACTTTCCTTAGTCGCCTTTCTTCTGCTGTGTTTCCTGGGTTTGGCCCAGGCGCAGAGCCTGAAATCCCCCAACGGGGAACTGGTCATGAAATTCTCCCTCCTGAATGACGGCACCCCCAGCTACACGCTTGCTTTTAAAGGCAAGCCAGTTGTCAAGCCCAGCAAGATGGGGTTTGAGCTGAAGACCAAAACTGCCGCCGCCGCGTCTGGGGGCTCTGATGCCAACATGGACCAGAAGGCCGTTAACCTGCAAAGCTCGCTGCACAGCAACTTCACGGTCGCAGACACCAAAACGGCCAGCGTGAACGATACCTGGAACCCGATCTGGGGCGAGGTGAAAACCATAAGAAACCACTACAATGAACTGGCCGTCACGCTCAGCCAGAAGGGGACCGACCGGCAGGTGGTCATCCGGTTCCGGCTGTTTGACGACGGGCTGGGGTTTCGGTATGAGTTCCCTACCCAGAAGAACCTCACCTACTTTGTGATCAAGGAAGAGAAGACGCAGTTTGCCATGGCCGGCGACCACACCGCCTACTGGATTGCCGGGGACTATGACACCCAGGAGTATGACTACACCACCTCCCGGCTGTCTGAGATCAGGGGCATTATGGCCAAGGCCGTCACCAATAACCTGTCGCAGACCCCGTTCTCGCCCACTGGCGTGCAGACGTCCCTCATGATGAAATCCAAGGACGGGCTCTACATTAACCTGCACGAAGCTGCCCTGCTGGACTACCCGGCTATGCACCTTAACCTGGATGACAAAAACCTGGTGTTTGAGTCCTGGCTCACGCCCGATGCCATTGGCGACAAAGGCTACATGCAAGCCCCCCGCAGCACCCCATGGCGTACCGTGATGGTGAGTGATGACGCCCGGGAGATCCTGGCCTCCAAGATGACCTACAACCTCAACGAGCCCAGCAAGATCAAGGAGACCTCCTGGATCAAGCCCGTGAAGTACGTAGGCGTGTGGTGGGAGATGATCTCGGGCAAAAGCACCTGGTCCTATACCGATGAGTACCCCACGGTGCAGTTAGGCATCACAGACTACACCAAGGCCAAGCCCAACGGGAAGCACGGCGCCAACACGGCCAATGTGAAGCGCTACATTGACTTCGCGGCAAAGCACGGGTTTGACGGCGTGCTGGTGGAAGGCTGGAACATTGGCTGGGAAGACTGGTTCGGGAACTCCAAGGATTACGTGTTTGACTTCGTGACCCCGTACCCAGACTTTGACGTGCAAGGTATACGGGAGTACGCCAAGGCGAAGGGCGTGAAGATGATTATGCACCATGAGACCTCGTCCTCGGTGCGCAACTATGAGCGGCACATGGACCAGGCCTACCGGTTCATGAAAGACAACGGCTATGACGCCGTGAAAAGCGGCTACGTGGGCTCCATTATCCCGCGCGGCGAAAACCACTACAGCCAATGGCTGGTGAACCATTACCAGTACGCCATTGAGAAAGCGGCCCAGTACAAGATCATGGTGAACGCCCACGAGGCCGTGCGCCCCACCGGGGTGGCCCGCACCTGGCCCAACCTCATCGGTAATGAATCTGCCCGTGGCACCGAGTACCAGGCCTTTGGCGGCTCCAAACCCAACCACGTGACCGTGCTTCCCTTCACCCGGCTGATTGGCGGCCCCATGGACTACACGCCCGGTATTTTTGAGATGGACCTTACCAATAAATCGCACGTCAACAGCACGCTGGCCAACCAGCTGGCGCTCTACCTGACCATGTACAGCCCCCTGCAGATGGCCGCCGATTTCCCGGAGAACTACGAGCGCTTCTTGGACGCGTTCCAGTTCATCAAAGACGTTGCCCTGGACTGGGACGACAGCCACTACCTGGAGGCCGAGCCCGGCGAGTACATCACCGTGGCCCGCAAGGCCAAAGGGACCGGCCAGTGGTTCCTGGGCAGCGTGGGCGGCAACAATGCCCGCACCTCTACCATTAAGCTTGATTTCCTGGACAAAGGCAAAAAATACGTGGCCACCATCTACGCTGATGCCAAAGACGCCCACTACAAGACCAACCCGCAGGCCTACGCCATCCGGAAGGTGGAGGTCACCAGCAAAACCAAGCTGTCCCAGTTCGTGGCGCCCGGCGGAGGCTACGCGATAAGCTTTGTAGAGACGAGTTCGGACAAGGCCAAGAAATAA
- a CDS encoding alpha-L-rhamnosidase-related protein: protein MRNIYLKISLALSVLCLGACQTQKGSSPVADTTTVTQEQPIFHSEAYSLYPNRVVQGPFEARILSPKEIVSTYKSMAKEFNSPVIKFKFSINGKDNEMVSGRDHLFACLTAACEPPLITFGTQTQAGDVPANTYLKPNTRFKIRLDMRHVLEAFQQKGFYTSFNGDKIYREDFKGVFVAGGTAPLTWDFDNLHNYQQLELKDPDKDGIYELELVFNPDQDGTATASTWKMTRNTASFPQYQSGYPVLDAVYNLALEEMVNAVEPDSTFRTGKEWAGVWTRDISYSIILSMAALQPRVAKYSLMRKVKNGRIVQDTGTGGAYPASSDRMVWAVAAWELYKVTGDQNWLKEAYPIIQNSLEDDLKNVYNPQTGLFKGESSFLDWREQTYPAWMQPADIYQSENLGTNAVFYQANRILSEMATLLQDAPAAAKYQNLAQKVKQGINQYLWMPDKGYYGQFLYGRNYLSLSPKAEALGEALTVLFDIADPERQKQLVANTPVTPFGITCIYPQIPNIPPYHNNGIWPFVQSYWSLAAAKVKNEAALVESMSAIYRPAALWLTNKENFVATNGDYAGTQINSSNMLWSLAGNLSMTYKVIFGMEYKANSLVLKPVVPKAFAGNKKLTNFTYRNAVLHIEMEGHGDQIKTITLDNQPLPNAEIPGNLRGQHTVKIVLANNTLPEGTVNRVPVAFSPVTPSVTFAKGALSWRPVEGAQQYRVLRNGQQVEKTQSTAFKTSDQGYAEYQVIAVDGKGHESFASEPLVVAPASNQKIYEAEALMAKASLPYKGFSGKGFIEVSKTKNTSVIFTVSVPETGVYAIDFRYANGEGPINTENKCAIRSLKQGNSFLGTVVLPQRGTGEWSDWGFTNSVQVKLEKGTQKLTLSFEPANENMNGAINRALVDYLRLTKIE from the coding sequence ATGCGAAATATCTATCTGAAAATAAGTCTAGCCCTATCGGTCCTGTGTTTAGGCGCCTGCCAAACCCAGAAGGGAAGCAGCCCGGTAGCAGATACCACCACGGTAACACAGGAACAACCCATCTTTCATTCTGAAGCCTATTCCCTTTACCCTAACCGGGTGGTGCAGGGGCCGTTTGAGGCCAGGATCCTTTCTCCCAAAGAGATAGTGTCTACTTACAAAAGCATGGCCAAGGAGTTCAATAGCCCGGTCATTAAGTTCAAGTTCAGCATCAACGGCAAAGACAATGAGATGGTGTCGGGCCGGGATCATCTGTTTGCGTGCCTCACTGCAGCCTGTGAACCCCCACTCATCACCTTCGGGACGCAGACCCAGGCGGGCGATGTGCCGGCCAATACTTACCTGAAACCCAATACCAGGTTCAAGATCAGGCTGGACATGCGCCACGTGCTGGAGGCCTTCCAGCAGAAAGGCTTCTATACCAGCTTCAACGGAGATAAGATATATAGAGAAGACTTCAAGGGCGTATTTGTGGCCGGCGGCACCGCGCCCCTCACCTGGGACTTTGACAACCTGCACAACTACCAACAGCTGGAACTCAAAGACCCGGACAAGGACGGAATCTACGAACTGGAGCTCGTGTTCAACCCTGACCAGGACGGCACCGCCACTGCCTCTACCTGGAAAATGACCCGCAACACCGCCTCTTTCCCGCAGTATCAGTCGGGTTACCCGGTCTTAGATGCGGTGTATAACCTGGCCCTGGAGGAAATGGTCAATGCCGTGGAGCCGGACAGCACCTTCAGGACAGGAAAGGAGTGGGCCGGCGTCTGGACCCGTGACATCAGCTACAGCATCATTCTTTCTATGGCGGCGCTGCAGCCCAGGGTGGCCAAATATAGTCTGATGCGCAAAGTGAAGAACGGCCGCATTGTGCAGGACACTGGCACCGGCGGGGCTTACCCGGCCTCGTCCGACCGCATGGTCTGGGCAGTGGCCGCCTGGGAACTCTACAAGGTGACCGGCGACCAGAACTGGCTAAAAGAAGCGTATCCCATCATCCAAAACTCCCTGGAAGATGACCTCAAGAACGTGTATAACCCCCAGACGGGCCTGTTTAAAGGTGAATCTTCTTTCCTGGACTGGCGCGAACAAACCTACCCCGCCTGGATGCAGCCCGCAGACATTTACCAATCTGAGAACCTGGGCACCAATGCCGTCTTTTACCAGGCCAACAGAATTCTCTCGGAAATGGCCACGCTATTACAAGATGCCCCCGCCGCCGCCAAATACCAGAACCTGGCCCAGAAAGTAAAACAAGGCATTAACCAGTACCTTTGGATGCCCGACAAAGGCTACTACGGCCAGTTTCTGTACGGGCGCAACTACCTGAGCCTTTCGCCTAAAGCCGAGGCGCTGGGAGAGGCCCTCACGGTGCTCTTTGACATCGCCGATCCCGAGAGGCAAAAGCAACTGGTAGCCAACACTCCCGTGACCCCCTTCGGGATTACCTGCATTTATCCGCAGATCCCCAATATTCCGCCGTACCACAATAATGGTATCTGGCCTTTTGTGCAGTCCTACTGGTCATTGGCCGCGGCAAAGGTGAAGAACGAGGCGGCCTTGGTGGAGAGCATGAGCGCCATCTATCGGCCGGCGGCCCTGTGGCTCACTAACAAGGAGAACTTTGTGGCTACCAACGGAGACTATGCCGGCACGCAGATCAACTCCAGCAACATGCTCTGGAGCCTGGCCGGTAACCTGAGCATGACCTATAAAGTGATTTTCGGGATGGAGTATAAAGCCAATAGCCTGGTGTTGAAGCCGGTGGTGCCCAAGGCCTTCGCCGGGAATAAAAAACTGACCAACTTTACCTATCGCAACGCCGTCCTGCATATTGAGATGGAAGGCCATGGTGACCAGATCAAGACCATCACCCTGGATAACCAGCCTCTGCCTAACGCTGAGATCCCCGGCAATCTGCGCGGCCAACACACTGTGAAAATAGTGCTGGCCAATAATACCCTGCCAGAAGGCACCGTGAACCGCGTGCCGGTGGCGTTTTCACCGGTAACCCCCAGCGTTACCTTCGCCAAAGGCGCGCTTTCCTGGAGGCCGGTGGAAGGGGCGCAGCAGTACCGCGTGCTCAGAAATGGCCAGCAGGTAGAGAAAACCCAGAGCACCGCTTTTAAAACCAGTGACCAAGGCTACGCCGAGTACCAGGTCATAGCCGTAGACGGCAAAGGCCATGAATCCTTCGCCAGTGAACCATTGGTGGTAGCCCCGGCAAGCAACCAGAAGATCTATGAGGCCGAGGCGCTGATGGCCAAAGCCAGTTTGCCTTACAAGGGCTTCTCGGGCAAGGGGTTTATAGAGGTCAGTAAGACTAAAAACACCAGCGTCATCTTTACCGTGTCGGTGCCGGAAACCGGGGTGTATGCCATTGACTTCCGGTACGCCAACGGCGAAGGGCCCATCAACACCGAGAACAAATGCGCTATCAGGTCGCTTAAGCAAGGCAATAGCTTTTTGGGGACCGTGGTACTACCGCAACGGGGCACCGGCGAGTGGTCTGACTGGGGCTTCACCAATTCCGTACAGGTAAAACTGGAGAAAGGCACCCAAAAGCTCACCTTATCTTTTGAACCGGCCAACGAAAACATGAACGGTGCCATAAACCGGGCCCTGGTAGATTACCTTCGCCTGACTAAAATTGAATAA
- a CDS encoding PAS domain S-box protein, with product MEPIHSEDNINSFFVDQVKDYAIFTTDPNGIINSWNKGAERLKGYTEAEIIGQHKNEELERINLDLDNFIYTARMTCGHLSSILRRSWMS from the coding sequence ATGGAACCTATCCATTCGGAGGATAATATCAATTCTTTTTTTGTAGACCAGGTAAAAGACTACGCCATTTTTACCACAGACCCCAACGGCATCATTAATTCCTGGAACAAGGGGGCGGAACGTCTGAAAGGATATACTGAGGCCGAAATCATAGGGCAACACAAAAACGAGGAGCTGGAAAGAATCAACCTGGACCTGGATAACTTCATCTACACCGCTCGCATGACCTGCGGTCACCTATCGTCAATATTGAGGCGCTCATGGATGTCTTAA
- a CDS encoding ATP-binding protein — MHQFNFSRKNFRSILYNLINNAIKFQSPDRDCIIHIDTRLREPYVVVSVKDNGLGMNKRQQEQLFTMFRRFHDHVEGTGVGGALW; from the coding sequence GTGCACCAGTTTAACTTCTCGCGCAAAAACTTCCGGAGCATTCTCTATAATTTGATCAATAATGCCATCAAGTTTCAGTCGCCGGACCGGGATTGTATTATCCACATTGACACTCGCCTGCGGGAGCCCTATGTAGTAGTAAGCGTGAAAGACAACGGCCTGGGCATGAACAAGCGCCAGCAGGAGCAGCTGTTTACCATGTTCCGGCGTTTCCATGACCACGTGGAGGGCACCGGCGTGGGGGGGGCTTTATGGTGA
- a CDS encoding response regulator, which yields MEEQNAAGATPQKLRQVDTIMVVDDDDNWIFVSKLILKKASVGNEIITAKNGRDALSKLKAMATEGDQKMPDLIFLDIRMPVLDGFEFLEEATQPDGLDFTRTRIYMCSSSLNPVDQAKASQFPVSGFLTKPLTQAALQEILG from the coding sequence ATGGAAGAGCAAAACGCCGCCGGGGCTACCCCCCAGAAACTACGGCAGGTAGATACCATTATGGTGGTAGACGATGACGATAACTGGATCTTTGTCTCCAAACTTATCTTGAAGAAAGCCAGCGTGGGAAACGAGATCATCACCGCCAAAAACGGCCGCGATGCCCTCTCCAAGTTAAAGGCCATGGCCACAGAAGGCGACCAAAAGATGCCAGACCTGATCTTTCTGGATATTAGAATGCCGGTTCTGGATGGCTTTGAATTTCTGGAAGAGGCCACCCAACCAGACGGCCTGGATTTCACCAGAACCCGAATCTACATGTGCAGCAGCTCCCTGAACCCCGTTGACCAGGCAAAAGCAAGCCAGTTTCCGGTCTCCGGTTTCCTCACCAAGCCCCTCACCCAGGCAGCCTTGCAGGAAATTCTGGGCTGA
- a CDS encoding sugar MFS transporter — translation MAGIINTAKATSSAPGTGVSPENNKYLGPLVVVTSLFFMWGFITCLNDILIPKLKGVFDLQHWQAMLIQTAFFGAYFIISLAYFLFSITKGDPIMKIGYKNGIIVGLVVAAVGCVLFLPAASLLSYGFFLLALFVLASGITILQIAANPYVAALGPPEGSSSRMNMTQALNSLGTTVAPLVGGYLIFDAAQGVGDASAESVKMPYLALAAALLVIVVIIKIARLPHIAGEGRIVADAGALKHRHLVLGIICIFMYVGGEVSIGSTLIGFLELPQIAGLAESEAKYYLAFFWGGAMVGRFFGAIGLAQFKNNSYKYLAIGAVALVAFLVIFSIYGLNLALIAVGLIVLNMLVLFLGRFIPSRTLGLYAASVIGLLLVTIFGEGQMAMWSVIAIGLFNSIMFPTIFDLAIKGLGAHTSQGSSLLVMAIVGGAIIPPLQGFVADVTSLQLSFLVPLACYLFIVYYGFFGSAPGASVKEELAY, via the coding sequence ATGGCTGGAATCATTAACACAGCAAAGGCAACGTCAAGCGCACCCGGCACGGGCGTATCCCCTGAAAACAACAAGTACCTGGGACCCCTGGTGGTGGTCACGTCGCTGTTTTTCATGTGGGGTTTTATCACCTGCCTGAATGATATTCTTATCCCTAAACTGAAGGGCGTTTTTGACCTGCAGCACTGGCAGGCCATGCTCATTCAGACGGCGTTCTTTGGGGCTTACTTCATCATCTCGCTGGCCTACTTCCTGTTCTCCATCACCAAAGGAGACCCTATCATGAAGATAGGCTACAAAAACGGCATTATTGTGGGGCTGGTAGTAGCCGCGGTGGGCTGTGTGTTGTTTTTGCCAGCGGCCAGCCTGCTGAGCTATGGGTTCTTTTTGCTGGCTCTTTTCGTGCTGGCCTCCGGCATTACCATTCTGCAGATTGCGGCCAATCCTTACGTGGCCGCTCTGGGGCCGCCCGAAGGTTCTTCCAGCCGCATGAACATGACACAGGCGCTCAACTCGCTAGGTACCACGGTGGCGCCTCTGGTAGGTGGTTACCTCATCTTTGATGCGGCCCAAGGCGTGGGAGATGCGAGTGCAGAATCTGTCAAAATGCCTTACCTGGCACTGGCGGCGGCCTTGCTGGTGATTGTCGTTATAATCAAGATTGCCCGTTTGCCGCATATTGCCGGCGAAGGCCGCATAGTGGCCGATGCCGGAGCCCTAAAACACCGGCACTTGGTGCTGGGCATTATCTGTATTTTCATGTACGTGGGCGGCGAGGTCTCTATTGGCAGTACCTTGATCGGGTTTCTGGAGCTGCCGCAGATTGCCGGCTTAGCCGAGTCTGAAGCCAAGTACTACCTGGCCTTTTTCTGGGGAGGCGCCATGGTAGGCCGTTTCTTTGGGGCCATTGGCCTGGCGCAGTTTAAGAATAACAGCTATAAATATCTGGCTATTGGCGCCGTGGCGCTGGTGGCGTTTTTGGTTATCTTCAGCATCTATGGTTTAAACCTAGCGCTTATCGCCGTTGGCCTGATTGTGCTGAACATGTTGGTACTGTTCCTGGGTAGGTTTATTCCTAGCCGTACATTAGGTCTTTATGCAGCCAGCGTGATTGGCTTGCTGCTGGTGACTATTTTTGGCGAGGGCCAGATGGCTATGTGGTCGGTTATTGCCATAGGGTTGTTTAACTCCATCATGTTCCCTACCATCTTTGACTTGGCCATTAAAGGCTTGGGCGCGCACACCAGCCAAGGTTCTTCCTTGCTGGTAATGGCCATTGTGGGCGGGGCCATCATTCCGCCACTGCAAGGTTTCGTGGCCGATGTGACCTCCCTACAACTGTCGTTTTTAGTGCCGTTGGCCTGCTATCTGTTCATTGTCTACTACGGCTTCTTCGGGTCTGCGCCCGGCGCCTCTGTGAAAGAGGAGTTGGCGTATTAA
- a CDS encoding glycoside hydrolase family 9 protein, which yields MQILPKALGALLISLSASGAWAQAPKPVGKPAQGQEQIRLNQIGFYPNAGKVAVVVGQPTGDTFSVKAKGSSKVAFTGKLSAPKPTELSGKPTRAADFSTFTTPGTYVLQVAGVGQSYEFEIKPQVHAALAAAALKGFYYQRASVDLPEAFAGKWHRPAGHPDRQVLVHPSAATAQRPAGTVISSPGGWYDAGDYNKYIVNSGITMGTLLSAYEDFPEFYQRQTLNIPESKNTVPDILDESLWNLRWMLTMQDPHDGGVYHKLTNADFDAMVMPHQASSTPRYVVQKGTAAALDFAAVMAQASRVYKNYEKDFPGLADSCLTAATNAWAWAQKNHHLEYNQDALNKAFDPDITTGAYGDKTFTDEWIWAAAELYTTTKQESYYKAVKMLPDAAMPLPGWPQVRLLGYYTLLRHSATLPPVFKKEADLIKTQLLQVGTTMVVGAAGGAFQTVMGRTQGDYVWGSSSVAANQGILLVQAYQLTRDKKYLKAALSNLDYLLGRNAVGYSFVTGYGAKSTRHPHHRPSVADGLEEPVPGLLSGGTNAQAPKQDKCEGYTATAPDEMYLDHDCSYASNEIAINWNAPLVYLAGALEALQQKAGLADKGNK from the coding sequence ATGCAAATTCTACCTAAAGCGCTGGGAGCGCTTCTTATAAGCCTTTCTGCTTCCGGAGCTTGGGCCCAGGCTCCCAAACCTGTCGGCAAACCAGCCCAGGGCCAAGAACAGATCAGGCTGAACCAAATAGGTTTTTACCCTAATGCCGGAAAAGTAGCCGTAGTGGTGGGGCAACCCACCGGAGATACCTTTTCTGTCAAGGCCAAGGGGTCTTCCAAGGTGGCGTTCACGGGAAAGCTGTCAGCTCCTAAACCCACGGAGCTGAGCGGCAAGCCTACCCGGGCGGCAGATTTCAGTACCTTCACTACCCCGGGTACCTATGTGCTGCAGGTGGCGGGCGTGGGGCAGTCCTATGAATTTGAGATTAAACCACAGGTGCATGCGGCCTTGGCGGCGGCCGCCTTGAAAGGGTTCTACTACCAGCGGGCGTCCGTGGACCTTCCGGAGGCGTTTGCCGGCAAATGGCACCGGCCCGCAGGGCACCCAGACCGGCAGGTGCTGGTACACCCGTCGGCAGCCACGGCCCAGCGTCCGGCGGGCACCGTCATTTCTTCCCCCGGGGGCTGGTATGATGCCGGCGACTACAACAAATACATTGTGAACAGCGGCATTACCATGGGCACCCTGCTTTCTGCCTATGAAGATTTTCCGGAGTTCTACCAGCGGCAGACCCTCAACATCCCCGAAAGCAAGAACACCGTGCCAGATATATTGGACGAGTCGCTGTGGAACCTGCGCTGGATGCTGACCATGCAGGACCCGCATGACGGGGGCGTGTACCATAAACTCACCAATGCCGACTTTGACGCCATGGTCATGCCGCACCAGGCCAGCAGCACGCCCCGGTACGTGGTACAGAAAGGGACCGCCGCCGCGCTAGACTTTGCCGCCGTCATGGCCCAGGCCAGCCGGGTGTACAAAAACTATGAGAAAGACTTCCCGGGTTTGGCAGATTCCTGCCTTACGGCGGCCACCAACGCCTGGGCCTGGGCGCAGAAGAACCACCACCTGGAGTATAACCAGGATGCCCTGAACAAGGCCTTTGACCCAGACATTACTACCGGCGCCTACGGCGATAAAACCTTTACGGATGAATGGATCTGGGCCGCCGCCGAACTCTATACCACTACTAAGCAAGAAAGCTACTACAAGGCCGTAAAGATGCTGCCAGATGCTGCCATGCCGCTGCCCGGTTGGCCACAGGTACGTTTACTGGGCTACTATACTCTGCTTCGGCACAGTGCCACGTTGCCTCCGGTCTTTAAAAAAGAGGCAGACCTCATCAAGACCCAACTGCTGCAAGTAGGTACTACCATGGTGGTGGGGGCTGCCGGCGGGGCTTTTCAAACAGTGATGGGCCGCACGCAGGGAGACTATGTCTGGGGGAGTTCCTCGGTGGCGGCCAACCAGGGCATTCTGTTGGTGCAGGCCTACCAGCTTACCCGGGACAAGAAGTACCTGAAGGCCGCCCTCTCCAACCTGGATTACCTCCTGGGCCGCAACGCCGTAGGCTATTCCTTCGTGACGGGGTACGGTGCTAAATCTACCAGGCACCCTCACCACCGCCCATCAGTGGCCGATGGCCTGGAGGAACCCGTGCCGGGGTTGTTATCTGGGGGAACCAATGCCCAGGCACCCAAGCAGGACAAGTGCGAAGGCTATACCGCCACCGCCCCAGACGAAATGTACCTGGACCATGACTGCTCTTATGCCTCCAATGAAATAGCCATCAACTGGAACGCCCCGCTGGTGTACCTGGCCGGCGCCCTGGAAGCGCTCCAGCAGAAGGCGGGTTTGGCAGATAAAGGGAACAAGTAA